From the genome of Argentina anserina chromosome 4, drPotAnse1.1, whole genome shotgun sequence, one region includes:
- the LOC126792434 gene encoding uncharacterized protein LOC126792434 yields the protein MIKPGFVVPSKIRGSTRFWPYFKDCIGAIDDTHIPVMVKGREVSSYRNRHGIQSQNVLAACNFDLEFIYVLSGWEGSAHDSKLLNDALSRRNGLEVPQEDDEELDMEDENLELLSQSQLQQRAEANT from the exons ATGATCAAACCGGGATTTGTAGTGCCATCTAAAATAAGGGGAAGCACACGATTTTGGCCTTACTTTAAG GATTGTATTGGCGCGATTGATGACACTCATATTCCAGTCATGGTAAAAGGTCGTGAAGTTAGTAGCTACCGTAACCGCCATGGAATTCAATCTCAAAATGTACTAGCAGCATGCAACTTTGATTTGGAGTTCATATATGTGCTAAGCGGATGGGAAGGGTCGGCGCATGATTCAAAGTTGTTAAATGATGCTTTATCAAGGAGAAATGGACTTGAGGTTCCTCAAG aagatgatgaagaacttgATATGGAAGATGAGAATCTTGAACTACTTTCTCAAAGTCAACTACAACAAAGAGCAGAGGCTAATACTTAG
- the LOC126791481 gene encoding cytochrome P450 CYP749A22-like yields MSWFGDPIITMSISLCVFFILGLIKIFHKLWWTPTRLQRLMASQGINGPPYRLFHGNNKEVSYFRKEATSRPNGLSHDAFRAIFPHVHSWIKIYGRNCVQWDGPEPLLIITEPELCKEILNNKDNMFPKSKLHGYLRKPLGDGLVTTPDGEKWAKLRKLANNTFHGESLKCMIPAMVASTETMLEGWKNHEGKEIEVFEEFRLLTSDVISRTAFGSSYLEGKNIFDMLFKISCLSMKFASSKPIIPGFSKFLKSSGESELEKLEKVIQESIMGIIKARERKAMNGEEDGFGRDFLGLLLNAHRDMNDNQRISVDDVVDECKTLYLAGHESTATLITWTVFLLAHHMDWQEEARKEVLQLFGKQTPNADGIAELKTMSMIINESLRLYAPALSIVTRKVKKEVRLGKYSLPANLELTIPFLAVHYDPQIWGQDAQLFKPERFSEGIAKATNDNLGAFLPFGLGPRICAGFNFATTEAKIALSMILQRYSFTLSPAYVHSPSQFLTIRPQHGVQVILHSLS; encoded by the exons ATGAGCTGGTTTGGGGATCCAATAATCACTATGTCAatctctttgtgtgtgttttttatCTTAGGACTCATCAAGATCTTCCATAAACTATGGTGGACTCCTACTCGCCTACAAAGACTGATGGCTTCTCAGGGAATCAACGGCCCTCCTTACAGATTATTCCATGGAAACAACAAGGAGGTCTCCTACTTCCGGAAGGAAGCCACGAGCAGGCCCAACGGTTTATCACATGATGCTTTTCGTGCAATTTTTCCTCATGTGCACTCATGGATCAAGATTTATG GGAGGAATTGTGTACAATGGGATGGCCCTGAACCTTTGTTAATCATTACGGAGCCTGAGTTGTGCAAAGAGATACTGAACAACAAAGATAACATGTTTCCGAAAAGCAAACTCCACGGCTATCTTAGGAAGCCATTGGGAGATGGCCTTGTTACAACACCAGATGGTGAAAAATGGGCTAAACTGCGAAAACTGGCTAACAATACCTTCCATGGAGAAAGCTTAAAA TGTATGATTCCAGCAATGGTAGCTAGTACTGAAACAATGCTAGAAGGGTGGAAAAATCATGAAGGGAAAGAGATTGAGGTGTTTGAAGAGTTCAGGCTGTTGACTTCGGATGTCATTTCTAGGACTGCATTTGGTAGCAGCTACTTAGAAGGGAAGAACATTTTTGACATGCTGTTTAAAATATCATGCTTATCAATGAAATTTGCTTCCTCTAAACCCATAATTCCGGGTTTCAG TAAATTTCTTAAATCTAGTGGTGAGAGTGAACTAGAGAAGCTTGAGAAAGTAATACAGGAATCCATCATGGGGATTATTAAagcaagagaaagaaaagccatgaatggagaagaagatggaTTTGGGAGGGACTTTCTTGGATTACTTTTAAACGCTCACCGTGATATGAATGACAACCAGAGGATTTCAGTGGACGATGTGGTTGATGAGTGCAAGACGTTATACTTAGCCGGACACGAAAGCACTGCTACTTTGATTACTTG GACTGTCTTTCTTTTAGCGCACCATATGGATTGGCAGGAGGAAGCAAGGAAGGAAGTCCTGCAATTATTTGGTAAACAAACGCCAAATGCTGACGGCATTGCTGAATTAAAAACT ATGAGTATGATCATTAATGAGTCTCTGAGGTTATATGCTCCTGCTCTTTCCATTGTTACAAGGAAAGTTAAAAAGGAAGTTAGATTGGGGAAGTATAGTCTTCCTGCTAATCTGGAATTGACCATCCCATTTCTGGCAGTTCATTATGATCCTCAAATCTGGGGACAAGATGCTCAACTTTTCAAACCAGAGCGGTTCTCAGAAGGGATTGCTAAAGCTACCAATGACAACCTAGGTGCATTCTTACCGTTTGGTTTAGGACCCCGAATATGTGCGGGCTTTAACTTTGCAACCACTGAAGCAAAGATTGCTTTGTCAATGATTCTACAGCGCTACTCCTTTACTCTTTCCCCGGCTTATGTTCACTCACCCTCTCAGTTCCTAACAATTCGTCCACAACATGGAGTTCAAGTGATTCTACATTCACTGAGTTGA
- the LOC126791486 gene encoding cytochrome P450 CYP749A22-like, producing the protein MILSFLCLLLLLALVKTFHKLWWTPTRIQKLMALQGIQGPSYRLIYGNTKEISNMQKEAMRRPINLSHDIFPRVQPHIHTWTKSYGRNFLQWYGPQPVLVVTEPELIKEIVNNKDGVYPKQRPSNFMKKLVGDSITITEGEKWAKLRKLSNHAFHGESLTNMFPDMIASAKAMAERWKNQEGKEINVNEEFRLFTSEVISRTAFGSSYLEGQKIFEMMMKFYPLLYKSFLKVRFPGMSKVFRTSDEIESDKLEKGIRDSIMEMVKKREQKAVAKSGEEEILGSDFLGLLLKAHHSTDEKNQISLNELVEECRTFYFAGQETTNTLLAWTVVLLGQHQDWQEEARKEVLQLFGKQNPKPDGILKLKKMSMIINETLRLYPPATLLRRKVAREVRLGKLLLPANVELLVTPLALHHDPQLWGQDAALFKPERFSEGVSKATKDNMAAFMPFGLGPRMCVGISFAVTEAKIALSMILQRYSFTLSPGYVHSPSQFLTIRPQHGVQVILQSL; encoded by the exons ATGATTTTAAGCTTTCTCTGTCTGTTGCTTCTCCTAGCTCTGGTCAAGACCTTTCATAAGCTATGGTGGACTCCGACTCGCATTCAGAAACTGATGGCTCTGCAGGGAATTCAAGGTCCTTCTTACAGACTTATATATGGGAATACCAAGGAAATCTCCAACATGCAAAAGGAAGCAATGAGGAGGCCCATAAATCTATCACACGATATATTTCCTAGAGTTCAACCTCATATTCACACATGGACCAAGAGCTATG GGAGGAATTTTCTTCAATGGTATGGTCCACAACCTGTTTTGGTTGTTACAGAACCTGAGCtgatcaaagagatcgtcaATAACAAAGATGGAGTATATCCAAAACAGAGGCCTAGTAACTTTATGAAGAAGCTAGTAGGAGATAGCATTACCATCACAGAAGGTGAAAAGTGGGCGAAGTTGAGAAAGTTGTCGAACCATGCCTTTCATGGAGAGAGCTTAACA AACATGTTCCCAGACATGATAGCTAGTGCCAAGGCGATGGCCGAAAGGTGGAAAAATCAGGAAGGAAAAGAGATTAATGTAAATGAGGAATTCAGATTGTTCACTTCGGAAGTGATTTCCCGGACAGCATTTGGCAGCAGCTATTTAGAAGGACAGAAAATATTTGAAATGATGATGAAGTTCTACCCTTTATTGTACAAAAGCTTTCTCAAAGTCAGGTTTCCTGGCATGAG CAAAGTTTTTAGAACCAGTGATGAGATTGAATCAGACAAGCTTGAGAAAGGAATACGGGACTCCATAATGGAGATGGTTAAGAAAAGAGAACAGAAGGCAGTGGCTAAGAGTGGGGAAGAAGAAATCTTGGGAAGCGATTTTCTAGGATTGCTTTTGAAGGCTCATCACAGTACTGATGAGAAGaatcagatttcattgaatgaattagttgaagaatgcAGGACATTTTACTTTGCTGGACAAGAGACCACTAATACTCTACTTGCTTGGACTGTTGTTCTCCTGGGACAACACCAAGATTGGCAAGAGGAAGCGAGAAAAGAAGTCCTACAATTATTTGGGAAACAAAATCCAAAACCTGATGGCATTTTAAAACTCAAGAAA ATGAGCATGATCATCAATGAGACTCTAAGGCTCTATCCTCCTGCTACTCTGCTGCGAAGGAAAGTTGCAAGGGAAGTTAGACTGGGGAAACTCCTCCTTCCTGCAAATGTTGAATTGCTTGTCACACCTTTAGCACTTCACCATGATCCTCAATTATGGGGACAAGATGCTGCACTTTTCAAGCCAGAGCGATTCTCTGAAGGGGTTTCTAAAGCTACCAAGGATAATATGGCCGCATTCATGCCATTTGGATTGGGACCTAGAATGTGTGTAGGTATCAGCTTTGCTGTGACTGAAGCCAAGATTGCTCTGTCTATGATTCTACAACGCTACTCATTTACCCTTTCCCCAGGCTATGTCCATTCGCCATCTCAGTTTCTTACTATTCGTCCACAACATGGAGTTCAAGTAATTCTACAGTCTCTTTGA
- the LOC126791479 gene encoding cytochrome P450 CYP749A22-like isoform X1 — MMNSFSLVVTISSFLLALIKIFHKLWWTPIRIQKLMASQGIKGPSCKLIYGNTKEISKMKMVNMSRPMKLTHDILPAVQPHIHSWTKLYGQIFLQWYGTRPQLIVLKPELCKEILMNKDRAYSKQKFQGYVRMLLGDGLGSSEGEKWAKSRKVANHAFHGESLKLMVPEMIASAETMLKGWKSHEGKEIEVFELFRLFTSEVISRTAFGSSYLEGEKIFENIMKLSVFLVKNSFTVRFPGLSKFVKTTDEIQAEKIERGIRDSIIEIIKKRDKKAQMSTEEERYGNDFLGLLLRAHHDTNEKKRISLDDLVDECKTFYFAGQETTNSMLAWTVFLLAHYTDWQEKAREEVLQIFGRQTLDPDGLTKLKTMNMIMNESLRLYPPVLSIERKVNWDVKLGNFTIPANVEVQIPTLALHHEPLFWGQDVQLFKPERFSKGVAKATNNNVGAFLPFGMGSRICAGFNFAAIEAKIALSMILQRHSFTLSPGYVHSPHQYHTIRPQHGVQILLHPL, encoded by the exons ATGATGAATTCTTTTAGCTTAGTGGTCACTATCTCAAGCTTTCTCTTAGCTCTGATCAAGATCTTCCACAAGCTATGGTGGACTCCGATTCGTATTCAGAAGCTGATGGCTTCCCAGGGAATCAAAGGCCCTTCTTGCAAACTCATCTATGGAAACACCaaagaaatttcaaagatgAAGATGGTTAATATGAGCAGGCCAATGAAGTTAACACATGACATTTTACCTGCTGTTCAACCTCATATTCACTCATGGACCAAGCTATATG GACAGATTTTTCTCCAATGGTATGGTACTCGACCTCAGTTAATTGTTTTGAAACCTGAACTGTGCAAAGAGATACTCATGAACAAAGATAGAGCTTATTCAAAACAGAAGTTTCAAGGCTATGTCAGGATGCTACTAGGGGATGGCCTTGGTTCTAGCGAAGGTGAAAAATGGGCAAAATCCCGAAAAGTGGCCAACCATGCCTTTCATGGAGAGAGCTTGAAA TTGATGGTTCCTGAGATGATAGCCAGTGCAGAGACAATGCTAAAAGGGTGGAAAAGTCATGAAGGAAAAGAAATCGAGGTGTTCGAATTGTTTAGATTGTTCACTTCAGAAGTGATTTCTAGAACAGCCTTTGGTAGCAGCTACTTAGAAGGAGAGAAAATTTTTGAGAACATTATGAAGCTATCAGTTTTCTTGGTCAAGAATTCCTTCACAGTCAGGTTTCCTGGCTTAAG CAAGTTTGTGAAAACAACCGATGAGATTCAGGCAGAGAAAATTGAGAGAGGAATACGTGACTCCATAATAGAGATTATAAAGAAAAGAGACAAGAAAGCACAAATGAGTACAGAAGAAGAGAGATATGGAAATGATTTTCTTGGACTACTTTTAAGGGCTCATCATGATACCAATGAGAAAAAGAGGATTTCACTGGATGACTTAGTTGATGAGTGTAAGACATTTTACTTTGCAGGACAAGAAACCACTAATAGTATGCTTGCTTGGACTGTCTTTCTTCTAGCACATTATACAGATTGGCAAGAGAAAGCAAGAGAGGAGGTCCTGCAAATATTTGGTAGACAAACCCTGGATCCGGATGGCCTTACCAAGTTGAAAACA ATGAATATGATCATGAATGAGTCACTAAGATTATATCCTCCTGTTTTGTCCATCGAGAGGAAGGTTAATTGGGATGTTAAACTAGGAAATTTCACTATTCCTGCTAATGTTGAAGTGCAAATTCCAACTCTAGCACTGCATCATGAGCCTCTATTCTGGGGTCAAGATGTGCAACTTTTCAAGCCGGAACGATTCTCCAAGGGGGTTGCTAAGGCCACAAACAACAACGTAGGTGCCTTCTTACCCTTTGGAATGGGGTCTAGAATTTGTGCAGGTTTCAACTTTGCAGCCATTGAAGCAAAGATTGCTCTGTCGATGATTCTACAGCGCCACAGCTTCACCCTTTCCCCAGGTTATGTGCACTCTCCCCATCAATATCACACTATTAGACCACAACATGGAGTTCAGATCTTGCTCCACCCACTGTGA
- the LOC126791485 gene encoding cytochrome P450 CYP749A22-like, whose product MISFCTVIIILSFVFALLLLAFIKVFHKLWWTPTRIQNLMSSQGIRGPSYRFVHGNTGEINSMREEVMSRPKNLSHNIFPEVHPHIYSWTKTYGKSYLQWHGAKAQLVTIEPELCKEILNGAFPKPETKRFVKKLLGDGITRSEGEKWVKMRKLANHAFHGESLQTMIPSMVTSAETMLERWTSHNGKEIEVFEEFRLFTSEVISRTAFGSSYIEGKQIFEMLKKMGFLTFKNAFNLRFPGISKFYKTRDEIESDKLEKGIRDSIKEIVKKREENAMSGQNDHFGSDFLGLLLEAHHDPDEKQRISIDDLVDECKAFYFAGQESSTSLLAWTVFLLALHTDWQEEARNEVLQLFGTQTPNPDDFYKLKTMTMIINESLRLYPPVLAMERRVEKEVRVGNLVVPANVELHVSSLALLHEPQFWGQDAQLFKPERFSEGVVKATGNNVVAFLPFGMGPRTCVGFNFATIEAKIALSMILQRYSFTLSPGYVHSPFHFLTLRPQHGVQVLVHSL is encoded by the exons ATGATCAGCTTTTGCACTGTGATCATCATCTTGAGCTTTGTTTTTGCGCTCCTTCTCTTAGCTTTCATCAAAGTCTTTCACAAACTATGGTGGACTCCAACTCGCATACAGAATCTGATGTCTTCGCAAGGAATCAGAGGCCCTTCTTACAGATTTGTCCATGGAAACACCGGAGAAATCAACAGCATGAGAGAGGAAGTTATGAGCAGACCCAAGAATTTATCGCACAACATATTTCCTGAAGTCCACCCTCATATATATTCATGGACCAAGACATACG GCAAAAGTTATCTTCAGTGGCATGGTGCTAAAGCACAGTTGGTCACTATTGAACCTGAGCTGTGCAAAGAGATACTCAATGGAGCTTTTCCCAAACCGGAGACCAAACGTTTTGTAAAGAAGCTCTTAGGAGATGGCATCACACGATCTGAAGGCGAAAAATGGGTAAAAATGCGAAAACTGGCCAACCATGCCTTCCATGGAGAGAGCTTACAA ACTATGATTCCATCGATGGTTACTAGTGCTGAGACGATGCTAGAAAGGTGGACAAGTCATAATGGCAAAGAGATTGAGGTGTTTGAAGAGTTTAGGCTGTTCACTTCAGAAGTGATTTCAAGAACAGCATTTGGAAGCAGTTACATAGAAGGAAAACAGATTTTTGAGATGTTAAAAAAGATGGGATTCTTAACATTCAAAAATGCTTTCAACCTCAGGTTTCCTGGAATCAG TAAATTTTATAAAACCCGCGATGAGATTGAATCAGATAAGCTTGAAAAAGGAATAAGAGACTCCATAAAAGAGATCGTtaagaaaagagaagaaaatgcaATGAGTGGACAAAATGACCACTTCGGAAGCGATTTTCTTGGATTACTGTTAGAGGCTCATCATGATCCCGATGAGAAGCAGAGGATTTCAATAGATGATTTAGTCGATGAGTGCAAGGCGTTTTACTTTGCTGGACAAGAATCTAGTACTAGTTTGCTTGCTTGGACTGTCTTTCTTCTGGCCCTTCATACTGATTGGCAAGAAGAAGCGAGAAATGAAGTCCTACAATTATTTGGCACACAAACACCAAATCCTGACGACTTTTACAAACTGAAAACT ATGACTATGATCATCAATGAATCTCTAAGATTATATCCTCCTGTTCTGGCCATGGAGAGAAGAGTTGAAAAGGAAGTTAGAGTGGGAAACCTCGTCGTTCCTGCCAATGTTGAATTGCATGTCTCAAGTCTAGCACTTCTCCATGAGCCTCAATTCTGGGGACAAGATGCGCAACTTTTCAAGCCAGAGAGGTTCTCTGAAGGGGTTGTGAAGGCTACTGGAAATAATGTTGTCGCATTCTTACCATTTGGAATGGGGCCTCGAACTTGTGTGGGCTTTAACTTTGCCACCATTGAAGCAAAAATTGCTCTTTCAATGATTCTACAACGCTACTCGTTCACCCTTTCCCCAGGTTATGTTCACTCTCCCTTCCATTTTCTGACACTTCGTCCCCAGCATGGAGTTCAAGTACTGGTACACTCACTGTGA
- the LOC126791479 gene encoding cytochrome P450 CYP749A22-like isoform X2 produces the protein MTFYLLFNLIFTHGPSYMIFLQWYGTRPQLIVLKPELCKEILMNKDRAYSKQKFQGYVRMLLGDGLGSSEGEKWAKSRKVANHAFHGESLKLMVPEMIASAETMLKGWKSHEGKEIEVFELFRLFTSEVISRTAFGSSYLEGEKIFENIMKLSVFLVKNSFTVRFPGLSKFVKTTDEIQAEKIERGIRDSIIEIIKKRDKKAQMSTEEERYGNDFLGLLLRAHHDTNEKKRISLDDLVDECKTFYFAGQETTNSMLAWTVFLLAHYTDWQEKAREEVLQIFGRQTLDPDGLTKLKTMNMIMNESLRLYPPVLSIERKVNWDVKLGNFTIPANVEVQIPTLALHHEPLFWGQDVQLFKPERFSKGVAKATNNNVGAFLPFGMGSRICAGFNFAAIEAKIALSMILQRHSFTLSPGYVHSPHQYHTIRPQHGVQILLHPL, from the exons ATGACATTTTACCTGCTGTTCAACCTCATATTCACTCATGGACCAAGCTATATG ATTTTTCTCCAATGGTATGGTACTCGACCTCAGTTAATTGTTTTGAAACCTGAACTGTGCAAAGAGATACTCATGAACAAAGATAGAGCTTATTCAAAACAGAAGTTTCAAGGCTATGTCAGGATGCTACTAGGGGATGGCCTTGGTTCTAGCGAAGGTGAAAAATGGGCAAAATCCCGAAAAGTGGCCAACCATGCCTTTCATGGAGAGAGCTTGAAA TTGATGGTTCCTGAGATGATAGCCAGTGCAGAGACAATGCTAAAAGGGTGGAAAAGTCATGAAGGAAAAGAAATCGAGGTGTTCGAATTGTTTAGATTGTTCACTTCAGAAGTGATTTCTAGAACAGCCTTTGGTAGCAGCTACTTAGAAGGAGAGAAAATTTTTGAGAACATTATGAAGCTATCAGTTTTCTTGGTCAAGAATTCCTTCACAGTCAGGTTTCCTGGCTTAAG CAAGTTTGTGAAAACAACCGATGAGATTCAGGCAGAGAAAATTGAGAGAGGAATACGTGACTCCATAATAGAGATTATAAAGAAAAGAGACAAGAAAGCACAAATGAGTACAGAAGAAGAGAGATATGGAAATGATTTTCTTGGACTACTTTTAAGGGCTCATCATGATACCAATGAGAAAAAGAGGATTTCACTGGATGACTTAGTTGATGAGTGTAAGACATTTTACTTTGCAGGACAAGAAACCACTAATAGTATGCTTGCTTGGACTGTCTTTCTTCTAGCACATTATACAGATTGGCAAGAGAAAGCAAGAGAGGAGGTCCTGCAAATATTTGGTAGACAAACCCTGGATCCGGATGGCCTTACCAAGTTGAAAACA ATGAATATGATCATGAATGAGTCACTAAGATTATATCCTCCTGTTTTGTCCATCGAGAGGAAGGTTAATTGGGATGTTAAACTAGGAAATTTCACTATTCCTGCTAATGTTGAAGTGCAAATTCCAACTCTAGCACTGCATCATGAGCCTCTATTCTGGGGTCAAGATGTGCAACTTTTCAAGCCGGAACGATTCTCCAAGGGGGTTGCTAAGGCCACAAACAACAACGTAGGTGCCTTCTTACCCTTTGGAATGGGGTCTAGAATTTGTGCAGGTTTCAACTTTGCAGCCATTGAAGCAAAGATTGCTCTGTCGATGATTCTACAGCGCCACAGCTTCACCCTTTCCCCAGGTTATGTGCACTCTCCCCATCAATATCACACTATTAGACCACAACATGGAGTTCAGATCTTGCTCCACCCACTGTGA
- the LOC126791482 gene encoding cytochrome P450 CYP749A22-like: protein MSSFGGLVYILLSFPFLFLLLALIKIFHKLWWEPTRIQKLMTVQGIKGPSYRFIHGNSKEISSMQKEAMSRPKSLSHDIFSYVQPHIYLWSRSYGKNFLQWHGSRAQLVITDPELCKEVLNNKDRTFVKTDIAEYMKKLLGDGLVTTESEKWGRVRKLANSAFHGESLKCLVPATIASAELMLERWKNHEGKEIEIFEEFRLLTSEVISRTAFGSSYLEGKSIFDKMMKLAILTFKNAFNTKIPMISNLFKTSDDIEAENLEKGVRNSILEIVKEREQKAMTKSGEEKSFGSDFLGLLLKAHHDVDINQRITVDDLIDECKTFYFAGQETTNSLLAWTMFLLALHTDWQEKARKEVLHLFGKQTPNLDGISKLKTMGMIINESLRLYPPVVSIERKVAREVRLGELLVPADLEIYIPALALQHEPQFWGQDLDLFKPEIFSEGVAKATNNSMAIFLPFGMGPRMCVGNNFATTEAKIALAMILQHHTFTLSPNYVHSPFRLLTVRPQHGIQVKLHSL from the exons ATGAGTTCTTTTGGAGGCCTAGTGTATATTCTTTTAAGCTTTCCGTTTTTGTTCCTTCTCTTAGCTCTGATCAAGATCTTTCACAAACTATGGTGGGAGCCGACTCGTATTCAGAAGCTGATGACTGTACAAGGAATCAAAGGTCCTTCTTACAGATTTATCCATGGAAATTCCAAAGAAATCTCCAGCATGCAAAAGGAAGCCATGAGCAGACCCAAAAGTTTGTCACatgatatattttcttatgttcAACCTCATATCTACTTATGGAGCAGATCATATG GGAAGAATTTTCTTCAATGGCATGGTTCTCGAGCCCAGTTGGTCATTACAGATCCTGAGCTGTGCAAAGAGGTACTAAATAACAAAGATAGAACTTTTGTGAAAACCGATATCGCAGAatatatgaagaagttactgGGAGATGGACTTGTAACAACTGAAAGTGAAAAATGGGGGAGAGTGCGAAAGCTGGCCAACTCTGCCTTCCATGGAGAGAGCTTAAAG TGTCTGGTTCCCGCAACTATAGCTAGTGCTGAGTTGATGTTAGAGAGGTGGAAAAATCATGAAGGGAAAGAAATTGAGATATTTGAAGAATTCAGGTTGTTGACATCAGAAGTGATTTCCAGAACAGCATTTGGCAGCAGCTACTTAGAAGGGAAGAGTATTTTTGACAAGATGATGAAGTTAGCCATCTTAACATTCAAAAATGCTTTCAACACTAAGATTCCTATGATCAG TAACCTTTTCAAAACCAGTGATGATATTGAAGCAGAGAATCTTGAGAAAGGAGTACGCAACTCCATATTAGAGATTGTCAAAGAAAGAGAACAGAAAGCAATGACTAAGAGTGGGGAAGAAAAAAGTTTTGGGAGTGATTTTCTTGGATTACTTTTGAAGGCTCATCATGATGTTGATATAAACCAGAGGATCACAGTGGATGACCTGATTGATGAGTGCAAGACGTTTTACTTTGCTGGGCAAGAAACCACCAACAGTTTGCTAGCCTGGACTATGTTTCTTCTAGCACTTCATACAGATTGGCAAGAGAAAGCAAGGAAAGAAGTCCTGcacctatttggcaaacaaACTCCAAACCTTGACGGCATTTCCAAATTAAAAACG ATGGGTATGATCATCAATGAGTCTCTAAGGTTATATCCTCCTGTTGTGTCCATTGAAAGGAAAGTAGCAAGAGAAGTTAGACTTGGAGAACTCCTTGTTCCAGCTGATCTTGAAATCTATATTCCAGCTTTGGCCCTTCAGCATGAGCCTCAGTTTTGGGGACAAGATTTGGACTTGTTCAAACCAGAGATATTCTCAGAAGGGGTTGCAAAAGCTACCAACAATAGCATGGCCATATTCTTACCCTTTGGAATGGGGCCTAGAATGTGTGTGGGAAACAACTTTGCAACCACTGAAGCCAAGATTGCTCTGGCAATGATTCTACAACACCACACCTTCACACTTTCTCCGAATTATGTTCACTCACCCTTTCGGCTTCTTACAGTTCGGCCACAACATGGAATTCAAGTAAAGCTACACTCATTATGA